Proteins encoded by one window of Cyclobacteriaceae bacterium:
- a CDS encoding cbb3-type cytochrome c oxidase subunit I, whose translation MMGVHTYTEAPPVANFVDVEHNTIFTQDDIQKGQALFQQYALMEYGSMFGDGGYRGPDYSAEALHLTATFMTDYYKETTHAEVSDRETVLLGITEKVKKEIKANTYQESTHSVTLKMSQAYAAKKLVTYYHEVFLNPKHEQAFSPTGYITNLEEIRKLTAFFFWGAWVCGVERPGKDYSYTHNWPFDAGAGNTPTVATIIWSIVGSLGLVLGLGIVLYYHGKLEKLDDAAFTNHAAPLVTEKGVRDFLPTPTQRATYKFFYAAIILFAVQVLAGILTVHDFVGFVNFFGFDMSKSLPITVTRSWHIQLSLLWISACWIGASFFVMPMLSPKEPAGQRKLINIAFGLIVLLVAGAVIGLFIGPMGFAGNAWYWIGHQGWEYLEPGKLWQGLLYIIFGFWVVILFRGLKPVMTLKKPWALPNWLVYATLSILVLLFSGLMFTPKTNFVIADFWRWMVVHMWAEAFFEVFTTVLIGYFMVLMGLVSERAATRVIYLACLLFLGSGLLGISHNFYWNAKPVFTMALGSVFSTLQVVPLILLTLEAWRFAKLPDQLTNGSKAKEAFGFPGVFLFLLGVNFWNFLGAGVMGFIINLPIANYYEHGTYLTVNHGHAALMGVYGNLSLAAVLFCCQLLFKPEVWDKKLVNTSFWSINIGLLLMVVLDLFPAGILQFIAVVENGLWFARSSQFIDSSLFQGLTWLRIIGGSIFVLGGVIPLLIFIVRNGKHLKKNLIFPEVTGNGHKKPKTLKKEFGISITD comes from the coding sequence ATGATGGGTGTTCACACTTATACAGAGGCACCACCTGTAGCTAACTTTGTTGACGTTGAACACAATACAATTTTTACACAAGACGATATCCAGAAAGGCCAGGCACTTTTCCAGCAATATGCCCTGATGGAGTATGGATCCATGTTTGGCGATGGTGGTTACCGGGGCCCCGATTATTCAGCCGAGGCTTTGCACCTGACGGCCACTTTCATGACAGACTATTATAAAGAAACAACCCATGCCGAAGTATCCGATCGGGAAACAGTACTGTTGGGGATTACTGAAAAGGTTAAAAAGGAAATTAAAGCGAACACCTACCAGGAAAGCACACATTCAGTAACCCTTAAAATGTCACAAGCCTATGCGGCTAAAAAATTAGTGACCTATTACCATGAAGTTTTTTTAAATCCCAAACATGAACAAGCCTTTTCCCCAACAGGGTACATTACCAACCTGGAAGAAATCCGCAAACTAACCGCCTTTTTCTTCTGGGGGGCTTGGGTATGCGGGGTAGAACGCCCCGGGAAAGACTACAGCTATACCCACAATTGGCCTTTTGATGCAGGGGCAGGCAACACACCTACGGTTGCCACTATAATCTGGAGTATTGTTGGGTCATTGGGATTGGTTCTTGGATTGGGTATTGTTCTTTACTACCATGGAAAACTGGAGAAACTTGATGATGCCGCATTTACTAATCATGCTGCACCTTTAGTAACCGAAAAGGGAGTTCGAGACTTTTTACCAACACCCACACAGCGTGCTACCTATAAATTCTTTTATGCAGCCATCATTTTATTTGCTGTGCAGGTTTTGGCAGGAATTCTTACTGTACATGATTTTGTGGGATTTGTAAATTTCTTTGGGTTTGATATGTCCAAAAGTTTGCCTATCACGGTAACCCGTAGTTGGCATATTCAGCTTTCACTTCTTTGGATTTCTGCTTGTTGGATAGGCGCATCGTTTTTTGTTATGCCGATGCTCTCGCCTAAGGAACCGGCCGGGCAACGCAAACTCATCAATATTGCTTTTGGATTAATTGTGCTATTGGTTGCAGGTGCTGTGATTGGTCTGTTCATCGGACCCATGGGATTTGCCGGCAACGCATGGTATTGGATAGGGCACCAGGGTTGGGAATACCTTGAGCCGGGAAAATTGTGGCAGGGATTACTCTACATTATTTTCGGATTTTGGGTAGTGATCCTTTTCCGAGGACTCAAACCGGTAATGACCTTAAAAAAGCCTTGGGCCCTACCCAATTGGTTAGTATACGCAACCTTAAGTATTCTTGTGTTGCTCTTTTCCGGCTTGATGTTCACGCCAAAAACCAATTTTGTCATTGCCGATTTTTGGCGTTGGATGGTTGTACACATGTGGGCTGAAGCCTTTTTTGAAGTCTTTACAACCGTATTGATCGGATACTTTATGGTGTTGATGGGACTGGTAAGTGAGCGTGCAGCAACCCGCGTTATCTACCTGGCGTGTTTACTTTTTTTGGGCTCAGGGTTATTGGGTATATCCCATAACTTTTATTGGAATGCAAAACCGGTATTTACCATGGCGCTTGGTTCTGTATTCTCAACCCTACAGGTGGTACCCTTGATTTTATTGACGCTGGAAGCCTGGCGATTTGCAAAACTCCCAGATCAATTAACAAATGGGAGCAAGGCAAAAGAAGCATTTGGGTTTCCTGGCGTGTTTCTATTTTTACTGGGTGTAAATTTCTGGAACTTTCTTGGTGCAGGCGTTATGGGATTTATTATCAACCTGCCAATAGCCAATTATTACGAACACGGTACTTACCTTACCGTAAATCATGGTCATGCTGCATTAATGGGCGTGTACGGAAACCTATCCCTGGCTGCTGTCCTATTTTGCTGTCAGTTGCTATTCAAACCGGAAGTGTGGGATAAAAAATTAGTTAATACTTCGTTCTGGTCCATCAACATCGGTTTACTGCTCATGGTGGTGCTTGATCTTTTCCCTGCAGGCATTCTGCAATTTATTGCCGTGGTAGAAAATGGTTTATGGTTTGCCCGAAGCAGTCAATTTATTGACAGTTCTCTATTTCAAGGGCTTACCTGGTTACGGATTATCGGGGGGTCCATTTTTGTTTTAGGGGGTGTAATCCCGCTGCTGATTTTCATTGTGCGCAACGGAAAGCATTTGAAGAAAAATTTGATTTTTCCGGAGGTAACCGGAAATGGTCATAAAAAGCCAAAAACACTAAAAAAGGAATTTGGTATATCCATTACTGATTGA
- a CDS encoding hemerythrin domain-containing protein, with product MTIRELLNLQPSSARIMRKYGLHYLRCRQMEFEEACKTCSVNPIHVKEEIKSLQFSSTPMDKLLSETMNEHDQVKRRLSILTRSLEKATKRYSSFTLELLTIKVNIEILAEQLEMHLYKEEMILFPEFIAVWSKKYKNSGVSCQPTFRFQYPIERLENEHASTQQIMTEVKKVSEYFCITDKDNSYKTIRNQVARLEKSLNKLIKLENDILFPQALTLESEIYKGT from the coding sequence ATGACAATTCGTGAACTTTTAAACCTTCAGCCTTCCAGTGCCCGCATCATGCGAAAATACGGTCTTCACTACTTGCGGTGCCGTCAAATGGAGTTCGAGGAGGCATGCAAAACATGCTCCGTAAATCCCATTCATGTTAAAGAGGAAATAAAATCCTTACAGTTTTCATCCACACCTATGGACAAACTGCTTAGCGAAACCATGAACGAACATGATCAAGTTAAAAGGCGATTATCTATACTGACGCGTTCGCTTGAAAAGGCTACAAAACGTTATAGCTCCTTCACCCTTGAATTATTAACAATTAAAGTAAATATTGAAATACTGGCTGAACAATTAGAGATGCACCTATATAAGGAAGAAATGATTCTGTTTCCCGAGTTTATAGCTGTTTGGTCCAAAAAATATAAAAATTCAGGTGTGAGCTGCCAGCCTACTTTTCGTTTTCAGTATCCGATTGAGCGACTGGAAAATGAACATGCCTCCACACAACAAATCATGACTGAAGTAAAAAAAGTGAGTGAATATTTTTGCATCACCGATAAAGATAATAGCTACAAGACCATTAGAAACCAGGTAGCACGTTTAGAGAAATCATTGAACAAGCTTATCAAACTTGAAAACGATATTCTTTTTCCCCAAGCCTTAACATTAGAAAGCGAAATATATAAAGGTACCTGA